TCTTCTCAAGGCCCGCAGACGAGTTCATCGCTGACTTCGTGAGAACCAACCTGCTCCGCGGGGAGGTCGTTGGGAAGGAGGGAGAACTCACCGCCGTCAGGGTTGGAAACGTCATTCTTTATACCGCCGACGATGCCGAAGGAAAAGTGACTCTCTCCATTAGGCCAGAGGATATAATACTAGCGAGGGAACCAGGGGAATGCTCCGCCCAGAACGTCGTGCCAGTCCTCATCGAGTCACTGGAGAAGCGCGGCCACCTCGTCTGGCTTAGCCTATCCTCAGAGGGAGTTCCCCTCAGTGCCGTTGTAACGCCGAACGCCGCAGAGCTGCTCGGCATAAAGCCCGGCGAGAAGTTCTACGCCATGTTCAAGGCAAGTGCCCTGAGGGTGATAAAATGAACCCGGGGAGACTGTTTGAAATCTACCTCGGGAGGACTGTCCATACTTCGACGAGACGAGCGAGTTCCTGAGAATCGAGGGAAAAGGCACAATGGAGATAGTCTCCAGGAAGGAGGGAATAGCAGCCTTCACGGAGGGGCTATCCTCCTTTCTCTTCTCCCTCAGCTTAAACGTTCGGTTTCTCCCAAGCGGGAGCGAATTTAAAGCGGGTTCAACGCTACTCCACGCGGAAGGTGATTTGGAAACACTCTTCAAGGTCTGGCGGGTTTCCCAGACCTTTCTCTCGATAACCTGCGCGATAGTCACCGAAACTAGAAGGCTCGTTGAAAGGGCCAGGAAAGCGAACCCGGACGTTGTCATAGCAACGACTCGGAAAGCCTACCCTGAGAAGTTCGTGGAAGTGAGGGAGTATCATCGAGCTCTGATTTCAAGGAACTCAACGAGGAGGTTAAAGAACCGCGTGGTTCTCCCCAAGGGAGTTATAAAGCGGTAGACCAGCAGTTCCTCCCGGATTTCTTCTCTCTGGAACTCCTTTGGTAGGCCATCAAACTTTCCGCTTCTTGAGAGCTCTTTTACAACCCTCCAGCCATCGGAAAAGAGCGCGTTGAAGTACTCCTTCAGCCACTTCTCGTCGATTCTCCTTACGAAGAGCTCCCCCTCCCTTGACAAGCGGTAGTAGGTGTGGTGCTTGTGGACTTCGAAGGCCTTCTTGAACCTCGCCTTACTTCTCTTTATCGCACTTCCAGAGTCTCGCTCCACCAGTCCAGCTTCCATCAGATCTCTTATTGCATCTTCGATGAGAGAAAGGGGTAGCTCGCTCATTTTCACCATCATCTTGGCGTAATCCACTCCGGCTTTCTTAAGGTGGGCCAGGACGTAGAGGTGAACCGGAAGGAGTTCAAGGCCTCGGTACGAACCTGGGCGTTCTTTCTGCGTATTCCCTCCATCCATCGCCGAACATCTCCTCGAGGGCTTTCTCCTCCTCGCCTATGAACCCGAGCACGCCCGCCCAGTAAACGAGAGGAAGTAAGAGCATGAAGCCACCGAAGAGGAGAGAGAATCCCGGAATCACGAGAAAGCCCCAGATGGAGTATATCGGATGCCTCACCCTTGAGTAGCAGCCCTCCGTGAGCAGTTTCCCCTTCGAGTAAGCCCTTGAGACCTGAAGGTAGCAGAGAAACCAGAGGGAGAGGCCGAGGAATACCATCAGGAACCCAAGGACTGGAAACGCGAGAAAGCTAACCCCAAGCCTCTCGTCTAGGTAAAACGCCAGAACCGCATAGATGGAAGAAAGGAGGGCAACCTTTGGAAAGATGCCCCAGAACTTCATGTTCACTCCTCTATCGGCGGTTTTTCGGTCTTCTTTTTCTGCACCTGCTCCCAGAGGTCGTCGAAGTTCTCCACGACCCGCTGGAGTGCAAGGTTTAGATCCCTCGTCCTCGTGAAGAATGCCACCTTGTTGGTCTTGTCCCGGATTCTCAGGAAGTTCGGGCCCATCCTGAAAGCTGCTAAAACGTCAACGTCGAGGAGCTGGCTGACGACTGCCTTGAACTTCCTCGGGTCGCCGTGCCCCTCGTCGTGTTCTTCCTCTATGTCTTTAGCCTTGTTGTGCCTCTTTTCGAGGAGTTTTATGCTTCCATCCTCGCAGATTTCGTAGATCGCGAAGAACTCTGAATCACCGTAGTGTGCATCTATGAGGTGTTCATCATCTTCCATTCCGAACGCGACTTTGAGGCATCTCTTCTCAGCCATGAGCATCACCTGAAATTCCTTCGGTAGGGGTTTTATAAGGATTAGGCTCACCGAAAACTTTAAATGCTGTGCATATGCACAAAATAATAGACGAAAGAATGGAGGTGGTTGGCATGAGGATCGCTGTCCCGACTAACGGTGGAGGTAGAGAAGACACGGTCGCCCCGGTCTTCGCGAGGGCACCGGCATTTTACATAGCGGACGTTGACGAGAACGGGAACATCGTCAGCGAGAAGGTCATTCAGAACAGCGCCGCAATGGCCGGCGGAGGGGCCGGACCAATGGCAGTCCAGACCCTCATCAACGAGGGCGTTGAGGCAATAATAGCTCCTCAGGTCGGCCCGAACGCACTCGGTGCCATACAGGCCGCTGGTATCAGGCTCTACCAGGTCGCTCCAGGGACACCAGTGGAGGAGGCCATAAAGAGCGTCGTGAGCGGTGAAGCGGCCCAGTTCACGGCACCCGCTCCGCAGGCTCCCGTCGCTCCAGCGGCCCCTGCAACTCCGGTAGCACCGGTGCCGCCAGCGTACGGCCCAGCCTACCCGGCTTATCCTGCCTACGGCTACGGTTTCGGCCCTGGTTGGGGCAGAGGCTGGGGCCGCGGATGGGGTAGAGGACGCGGCTTCGGCAGAGGTTGGGGCAGAGGAGGAAGAGGCTGGGGAGCGAGGCTCGGCTACTGCCCGTGGACAGGAATGCCCAGCAGGAGAACCCTCCGCCGGTATTACGGCTGGTGGTGAGGCCTTTCCCTTTAACTTTTTGAGGTGCCCAAAATGCCGCGCGGTTACGGAAGGGGTATGGGCAGGGGTGGAAGATTCGGCCCGTATCCACCCTATTATGGAGGCTTCTTCGGCCGTTTTGGACTCTACGGAATAATAGACCTAATCTTCCTGCTCCTGATCCTCTACCTGCTCTTCAAGCTCTTCCTAGTGGCTGCGACCTATGTTATAGCCCTCGTGGTGCTCTACATGCTCTGGGGCTTCATAAGTCCGAGGAGAGGCCGCTGGTTCTGGCCTTAGCTCTCTTTTCCATGCTTCTTTTTCAGGCCGTTCAGTACAGGTTTTTGAGCCGCTCTATCGAGAGGTATGTGAACAGCAGTGTTAGGAATATCAAGATCAGTGCGGAGTAAACGGGATGGACGACTTCTGTGTACTTCAACATCGAGAAGCGGAGCCCCTCCACGAGATAAGTCATCGGTGTCAGGTAGCCTGCTATCAAAAACCAGCGTGGAAAGAGGAGGAGGGAAGCTATGGCACCGCTCGTGAACATCATGGGGAGTCTAAGGAGGTTCAGCCAGGTCATGGCGCTTATCGGGTTCTCGACGACGAGCGATATGTAGAGGGCCAATCCAGAAAAGGCCAGCCCGCCGAGGAAGGCGTAGCCAACAACCATAGGCACGTTCCAGACTGGATAGACCATGAAGTGTGACACCAGAGCGAGGCTTACTAGAGCCACAAAGAGGCCGAAGAGGGAGCCGACTAAGAGCTTGGCAAGGATTATCTCGATGTAGCTCACAGGAGCAACGAGGAGGCGTTCAAACGTTCTGAGCCTCCTCTCGAAGATTATGGACGAGGCCACAAATGAAGTCGTACCGAAGACTATCGAGATCGAGACGAGACCCGGGGCGAGGTGGTCTATGTCGCCGAAGCGGACTATGAACGCTAACGTGAAGACGATCGGGAACACAACGCCCCAGCTTATTGAGCCCGGCTTGAGGACGTACTCCTTGAGTTCCTTCCTCGCTATCGTGAGAACCTTCAAAGAGGACACCCCCCGCAGCCGCACGCTCCGCCTTTTGGAACCTCTGTCGTCAGCTCTATGAAGACTTCCTCTATGCTCGGCGCCTCTGTCGAGACCTTCAGGACTTTAAAGCCGAGCTCTTCTCTGAGCTTGCACAGCTCTGCCATGAAGGCGTCGGCATCTGGAACCGTTATCACGATATCTCCCTCATCGAAGGTCGGGCCATAAGCTGAGAGGGCATCGAGGAGCTTGTTGGAGAGCGGCTCGACCTGAAGCCTGATCCTCGTCCCCTTCCCAATGAGCTTCGGAAGCTCCGTCCGCGTCCCCTCGGCGATTATCTTTCCTTTGTTCATTATAGCGACTCTCTGCGGTATCGTCTCAGCTTCAACCATATTGTGGGTTGTGAGGAAAATAGTCATGCCCCTCTTGTTCAGCTCCCTTATGAGCGCCCTCAGGGCCTTGGCGGAGTGGACGTCGAGGCCGTTTGTAGGCTCATCAAGAAAGAGTATCTCGGGTTCGTGAACCAGCGCTGCCGCTATCGTTACCCTCCTCTTGAAGCCCGAGCTGAGCTTTCCGAACTTCCTCTTTGCCGGGAGGTTGAACTCCTTAATGAGTCTGGCCACGTTCTCCTTTGGAGCGTCGTAGAGGTTTGCGGTGAACTTCAGGTTCTCCTCGACGGTAAGTTCCTCGTAAAGGTTGGATATGTCGGGGACAAGGCCTATCGAGCGCCTAACCATTAGGCCTTCCTTCTTCACGTCGTAGCCGTTCACGTAGGCCTCTCCAGAGGTTATCCTGGTGAGAGTCGTGAGCATTCTCACTGTCGTTGTCTTTCCGGCCCCGTTCGGGCCGAGAAGTGCAAAGGCCTCCCCGCGCTTAACCGTGAAGCTTATCCCCCTAACGGCCTCAAAGTCGCCGTATCTCTTCACGAGGTTTTTCGCTATTATTGCTTCCTCCGCAGCCATATCAGCACCCCGAGGAGGGCTATCCCGACCAGGATTCCACCAGCGATGAGGGGGCTGTAGCCGGGTTTTACTGAGCTTTTCTCTCCCGCGGTTTCCGACTGGCCCTGGGCGGTTGGAGCAACTGAGTAGGCCACTATGACGCTGTAGCAGTTGTCTATCTCGTGGGAGCCGTAGTCAACGACGAAGTAGCCCGTGGGAGAGAAGCCGACGTGGTAAACAGTCCCGTTGAAGCTCTCGAACCACTCGACCGTCCCGTTGGGGGCTATAAGCTCGACGTTCTTTCCGTAGGCCACCACAGTGTAGCCTTTAAACGTTGCAACGTCGTTGGCATAACTCAGGAGGGGCGTTGAATAGAGGAGCTTTCCGGCAGAGTCAAGGAGCGTCACGTTCCCCGTCATTCCTGCGGCCGCTATGTACTCCCCGTCGGTTGAAATCGAGCGGACGTAGCCGTTGAAGTGCCTTTTCCAGATGACTGAGCCGCTATCCGAGAGAAAAATCAACTCGCTCCAGCTCTCGTCCTGCGGAACTACAAGAACTGCTATGCCGTTTTTGAGAGGTACAATCTTCCTAACGGCTCCATTAAATGCTTTCTTCCACAGGAGTGTTCCATCGAGCTTGAATACATGTATTCCAGCATTGCTACCTGCGAGAACTCTTTCACCTGAAAGGACAACGCTCCAGACGTATTTCCCAATGTTCCTCTCCCACTTCAGCTCCCCGTCCTGGAAAAGGTAAACGTAGCCAGCGGCATCCCCCGCGACGGCGACTTTCCCATCGGCCGATATGGAGACGCTCACAACAGCTTCCCTTAGCTTCCTTTCCCAGAGCAGTTTTTTGGGCTCCGAAAACGCCTGAACCCAGCTTCCTTCCGTCCCTATCAGGAGGACGTTGTTGTCAGAAAGGGCCGAAGAATATGCGATGCCCCTTGTTGGAGCTTTGAGGAGGAGCTTTCCCTCGGGAGAGAGCAGCTCAGCGTCATAGCCAAAGGCTAGCCCAACGTAGCCTTTCGAGTTGAAAGAGACCGAAAACGCCGCGCACTGATCGGTGTATCTCCACATTTGAACCGGCTCGGCGAGAGCCAGCGGGAGGGTGAGCGTTAGGATCAGCATAAAGGCCGCTGGAAGTCCCAACTCCATCTCTCACACCATCTTTGATTTCAAAACCCCAAAAATAAACCTTCCGCATGGGATCCGAACTCCGCTCGGGCTTAGTCCTTATCGTTCTTTGCCACTATGAGCCTGACCACGCCGCTGTAGTAGGCTTCCTCTTTCTCCACTTTGAAGTGCTTCCTCACGAGCTTGTGGGTGTCCCTCAGCGGGTCGTCGTCGAGGAGAGGCTTGAGAATGAGCTTCATCGGCAGGAGGAAGAGGTAATTCACCAGCTCGCTCTCACTCTTGGTGTGTTCAAGGAAAATCGCCATTCCATCGGGCTTGAGGACTCGTTTTATTTCTTCTATGGCCCTTTCCGGCTCTGGAACGGTGCAGAAGACGAAGGAAGAGACAACGGTGTCGAAGAAGTCATCAGGAAAGGGAAGGCTCTCTGCCTCGGCAACCTTGAACTTTACATCCATTCCAAGTTCTTTCGCCCTTTTCTTGGCCATCTCGAGCATTTTCTCTGAGCCGTCAATGGCGTAGAGCTCCACGTCCTGGGGGTAGTACCTGAGGGTCTTCCCAGTTCCAACGCCTATTTCGAGCGTTTTGCCTTCCGCGAGAGAAACCGCACTCTCCCTGAGTGGATTGAAGAACCTATCAAGCGGCCTTTCAAGTAGCTCGTAAAAGCCCGCTATCCTGTCGTACTTCTCGCGGTACATAAAAGACACCGAAAGGGGGCTCACATGCCCCCGCTTACAGCAAGCTCGATTATCTTCCTTATCTCAACGAGGAACTCCATCGGGATGTCCTTGAGCATCGGATCGAGGAAGCCTTTGACTATGAGCTGGGTTGCCTTCTCCTCGTCCAGTCCGCGGCTCATAAGGTAGAAGAGCTCCTCTTCCCTTATCTTGCCTATCGCCGCCTCGTGGCTGAGTTCGGCATCGTCAACCCTGCTTATAAGCCCCGGATAGGTCTCCATAACCGCCTTGTCGCTCATGAGGAGTGCGTCACAGCTTATGTGTCCCTTCGTCTTCGGAGCGTCCGCCTCGATGATTCCCCTCGTCACGACGGTGCTCTCGTCCATTATGACTGCCTTGCTAGCGTTGATTCCGCTCGCTCCCGGCCCCTGGAGGAACATCCTGCCGCCGAGGTCAACGTAAAAGTCCTTCTGGCCGAGGATTATGCCGTTCAGCTCGACGTGGCCGCCCTCCTCGACCCAGTAGTGTGGATCTCCTATGTTGCTCTTTCCAGAGCCGAGGGTTACCGTCGTGTTGATGAAGCGCGCGCCCCTCCCTACCTTTGCTCTCGTCATGGGCCTCGTGTGGACGTACTCCGGCCAGTTCTGGAGGACTGTGAGCTGGGCCTTCGCCCCCTCGTGGAAGTAGGCCTCAGTCATGTCGAGATGTAGGGAGTGCTTGAGGAGTATCGGAGCGGTACAGCCCTCGATGAGGTGGAACTCGGTGTTCCTCTCGGCTATGATGATTATGTGTGGCGCCTGGGCCAGCGCACTCTCCTGGATGAGGAAGAACAGGTGCAGCGGGAAGGGAACCTTCAAGCCTTCCTTCACGTAGAGGAATATTCCGCCGTTCCATACTGCCGTATGATAGGCAGTAAGCTTGCTCTCGTCTGCGCGGAAGAGCTTGAGGAAGTGCTGCTTGACTATGTCGGGGTATTTTCTAACGGCCTCCTCCGTCGGGAGGACTATGAGGCCCTTCTTGGCCCAGTCCTGCAGGAACTGGTTGTATATGACGCCCGTGTCCGTCTGAACCGCAAGCCCGGCTATGTACTTCTGCTCCACCTCGCTTATGCCCAGCCTGTCGAGGAGGGCCTTCATCTCTGGCGGGAGGTCGTCGAGGCTCTCTATATGGTCGGGAAGGCCTTTTACCTCTGGTTTGGCTATGAAGTGAAGGAGCTGCTCCTCGCTTATGACAGGGTCTTTGTGAGGTGCCCTCTCAAAGGCTTCCAGCGCCTTGTACCTTATCTTTGTCATCCACTCCGGCTCTTTGTTCCTCCTTGCGAGCTCTTCAATCTGGTTCTCGATGATGGCCTTTGCATCGGCCATTGTTATAGTTTCAGTCATGCTCCCACCTCCTCGAATATCCTGGCAAACCCTTCGCGGTCTATCTGGTCAACGAGCTCGCCGGAGCCGGTCTTGACGATCCTGCCG
This sequence is a window from Thermococcus kodakarensis KOD1. Protein-coding genes within it:
- a CDS encoding DUF2250 domain-containing protein; the encoded protein is MDGGNTQKERPGSYRGLELLPVHLYVLAHLKKAGVDYAKMMVKMSELPLSLIEDAIRDLMEAGLVERDSGSAIKRSKARFKKAFEVHKHHTYYRLSREGELFVRRIDEKWLKEYFNALFSDGWRVVKELSRSGKFDGLPKEFQREEIREELLVYRFITPLGRTTRFFNLLVEFLEIRAR
- a CDS encoding methyltransferase family protein, which gives rise to MKFWGIFPKVALLSSIYAVLAFYLDERLGVSFLAFPVLGFLMVFLGLSLWFLCYLQVSRAYSKGKLLTEGCYSRVRHPIYSIWGFLVIPGFSLLFGGFMLLLPLVYWAGVLGFIGEEEKALEEMFGDGWREYAERTPRFVPRP
- a CDS encoding NifB/NifX family molybdenum-iron cluster-binding protein produces the protein MAEKRCLKVAFGMEDDEHLIDAHYGDSEFFAIYEICEDGSIKLLEKRHNKAKDIEEEHDEGHGDPRKFKAVVSQLLDVDVLAAFRMGPNFLRIRDKTNKVAFFTRTRDLNLALQRVVENFDDLWEQVQKKKTEKPPIEE
- a CDS encoding NifB/NifX family molybdenum-iron cluster-binding protein, whose amino-acid sequence is MRIAVPTNGGGREDTVAPVFARAPAFYIADVDENGNIVSEKVIQNSAAMAGGGAGPMAVQTLINEGVEAIIAPQVGPNALGAIQAAGIRLYQVAPGTPVEEAIKSVVSGEAAQFTAPAPQAPVAPAAPATPVAPVPPAYGPAYPAYPAYGYGFGPGWGRGWGRGWGRGRGFGRGWGRGGRGWGARLGYCPWTGMPSRRTLRRYYGWW
- a CDS encoding ABC transporter permease, encoding MSSLKVLTIARKELKEYVLKPGSISWGVVFPIVFTLAFIVRFGDIDHLAPGLVSISIVFGTTSFVASSIIFERRLRTFERLLVAPVSYIEIILAKLLVGSLFGLFVALVSLALVSHFMVYPVWNVPMVVGYAFLGGLAFSGLALYISLVVENPISAMTWLNLLRLPMMFTSGAIASLLLFPRWFLIAGYLTPMTYLVEGLRFSMLKYTEVVHPVYSALILIFLTLLFTYLSIERLKNLY
- a CDS encoding ABC transporter ATP-binding protein translates to MAAEEAIIAKNLVKRYGDFEAVRGISFTVKRGEAFALLGPNGAGKTTTVRMLTTLTRITSGEAYVNGYDVKKEGLMVRRSIGLVPDISNLYEELTVEENLKFTANLYDAPKENVARLIKEFNLPAKRKFGKLSSGFKRRVTIAAALVHEPEILFLDEPTNGLDVHSAKALRALIRELNKRGMTIFLTTHNMVEAETIPQRVAIMNKGKIIAEGTRTELPKLIGKGTRIRLQVEPLSNKLLDALSAYGPTFDEGDIVITVPDADAFMAELCKLREELGFKVLKVSTEAPSIEEVFIELTTEVPKGGACGCGGCPL
- a CDS encoding WD40 repeat domain-containing protein, translated to MELGLPAAFMLILTLTLPLALAEPVQMWRYTDQCAAFSVSFNSKGYVGLAFGYDAELLSPEGKLLLKAPTRGIAYSSALSDNNVLLIGTEGSWVQAFSEPKKLLWERKLREAVVSVSISADGKVAVAGDAAGYVYLFQDGELKWERNIGKYVWSVVLSGERVLAGSNAGIHVFKLDGTLLWKKAFNGAVRKIVPLKNGIAVLVVPQDESWSELIFLSDSGSVIWKRHFNGYVRSISTDGEYIAAAGMTGNVTLLDSAGKLLYSTPLLSYANDVATFKGYTVVAYGKNVELIAPNGTVEWFESFNGTVYHVGFSPTGYFVVDYGSHEIDNCYSVIVAYSVAPTAQGQSETAGEKSSVKPGYSPLIAGGILVGIALLGVLIWLRRKQ
- a CDS encoding class I SAM-dependent methyltransferase gives rise to the protein MYREKYDRIAGFYELLERPLDRFFNPLRESAVSLAEGKTLEIGVGTGKTLRYYPQDVELYAIDGSEKMLEMAKKRAKELGMDVKFKVAEAESLPFPDDFFDTVVSSFVFCTVPEPERAIEEIKRVLKPDGMAIFLEHTKSESELVNYLFLLPMKLILKPLLDDDPLRDTHKLVRKHFKVEKEEAYYSGVVRLIVAKNDKD
- a CDS encoding SufB/SufD family protein; the protein is MTETITMADAKAIIENQIEELARRNKEPEWMTKIRYKALEAFERAPHKDPVISEEQLLHFIAKPEVKGLPDHIESLDDLPPEMKALLDRLGISEVEQKYIAGLAVQTDTGVIYNQFLQDWAKKGLIVLPTEEAVRKYPDIVKQHFLKLFRADESKLTAYHTAVWNGGIFLYVKEGLKVPFPLHLFFLIQESALAQAPHIIIIAERNTEFHLIEGCTAPILLKHSLHLDMTEAYFHEGAKAQLTVLQNWPEYVHTRPMTRAKVGRGARFINTTVTLGSGKSNIGDPHYWVEEGGHVELNGIILGQKDFYVDLGGRMFLQGPGASGINASKAVIMDESTVVTRGIIEADAPKTKGHISCDALLMSDKAVMETYPGLISRVDDAELSHEAAIGKIREEELFYLMSRGLDEEKATQLIVKGFLDPMLKDIPMEFLVEIRKIIELAVSGGM